GCGCCCCACCCAGTTCTCATGTGTGGCCGTGAACTCGAGCGGGGACATCGTCTCTGCTGGGGCCCAGGACTCTTTTGAGATCCTCATCTGGTCCATGCAGACGGGCAGGCTCCTCGACGTAAGGGCCGCGAGTCCAGGAGCTGTGCTCTTGGCggggggctggggtgtggggagggggcctgACTGACCTGAGAGGAGTGGGGGACAGAGTCACATCCCGGGCACGGGCAGCACCATTTACACGCGTTTTCCTGGGCGGGCTCCCCTTCCTGGCCCACACCgcagcccagcggccatggcctcTGCACCCCGGGTCGGCCCGCTGGGCGTCTCTCGTCCTCAGAGCTCTTTTCTGAACGGCCGTAGGTTTTGTCCGGCCATGAGGGGCCTATCAGTGGTCTGTGTTTTAACCCAATGAAGTCGGTCTTGGCCAGCGCCTCCTGGGACAGGACGGTGCGTCTGTGGGACATGGCGGACAGCTGGAGGACCACAGAGACGCTGGCCCTCACGTCCGACGGTAAGCGGCTGCCGGGCACCGGGGGGAAGGCCCAGTCTCGGGTGCGTGATTGGATAAACCCAGGGCTCCGAGCGCCGTGGGCTGTTAGGGTTGGCGGCCTGGTTTTGTCACTTCGCATCGGGCTCCCCCAGGGGAGCAAGCCGGGGGCCCTGCTGTAGCAGCTTCCTGGGCCTGAGGCCCTGTCCTGGAGCCCCACCGCCTGCGCTCGGGGGCAAAGCGTCCTGGTGTGCAGCCGGCCGGGCTGCAGAGCTGATGGCTCCCAGCGAAGGCTGCGCAGCCTGTGTCTGGCCCTCACGGAACCCGTTCGTCGGCCCGGCGGCTCGTGGTCTCTGTGGTGGTCTCTGCTTCCTGCCATCCGACCCGGCTCTGATTCAGGCTTTTAGCCACTGGCTCCCTGCGTCTTCCGGGGGCCTCTGTACCACCCCCGCCTCCAGCTAGTCCGTCTCTGGCCCGCCCGTGACCTCCACGTGACGCCTCCCGCCCAGAGCCCTCCACTGGGCTGCCCCTGCTCGGTTATGCTTTGTGCGCGTCCTGCGGCCCCCGGGCCCTCAGGGTGCCGGGACGAGGGCAGCTCAGTGTGGCCCATCGGCCGGAGCCCAGGGTCTTCCTCGGCCCTAATTCCGCGCCTCTTCTCAGCTCTGGCCGTGACCTTTCGCCCTGACGGTGCCGAGCTGGCTGTGGCCACACTGAACTCGCAGATCACCTTTTGGGATCCCGAAAACGCGGTGCAGACGGGCTCCATCGAGGGCAGGCACGACCTCAAGACGGGCAGGAAGGAGCTGGACAAGATCACTGCCAAGCACTCAGCCAAGGGGAAGTGAGTGCTCGGTGGGGCTGTCCTGGAGCCCAGGAGCTCCTCAGCGGGGGCCTCCCCAGAGGGAGCAGGGTGTTGGCGGGGTCCGTGTGGATGAACAGGCTTCCGCATCCTCCCACCCCGAGGACCAGAACCTGTGGCCTGTTTTCAGTTGTCTCAGGTGCATCCCTGCCAGTGTCATTGCCAGGCCCCCTAGTGACTCTGTTTCACTTTTTGAGGACGCCCCCACCCCGACTGTTTGCAAGGAGCCTGCACAGTTTTCATCCCCCCAGGGCATGGGCTTCCGCTGTGCCCACATCATTGGCAATGCTCCTTCCTGCCTGTTCTTAAAAATACCCGCTGTTCTGGTGGGTGTGAGCTGGTGCCTCatagttttggtttgcatctCCCTGAGCAGTGATGTTCTtggcatcttttcacgtgccgaTGGACCATTTGTGTGTGGGCTCTGAGAACTTTTTCTCCAGCGCCTCTGCCTGTTCTCATGTGCCGTCTGTGTTGCTGAGTTGTGAGAGCGCTTTGTGTACTTGAGACTCAAGACCCCTATCAGATACACACTTCGCAAGTATCTTCTTCCTCCCGTGGCTCATCTCCACTTTCTCGAAGGTGTTGTTTGAAGCACGGTTTTAATTGTGACGAAGGCccacttacatattttttcctttgtcactTGTGCTCTCGGTGTCGTATCTAAGAATCCTCTGCCCGATCCAAGGTCACCGTCTCGAGTCCTGTGAGCCAGCAGGGCAGTGAGCGCCAGGTTTCTGGTCCTGTGGGCCTGAGTAGATGCCCCTGTGAGCGCCGCTGTGAGCGGGGCAGGCGGGCCCCTCCCCGCGGCCCTTCTGGGAGCCGCCCTGCCTCTCGGGAGCTGCAGCGTTGCCCCTCCTCCAGGGGCGTGCTGCCCGGAAGGAGCCTGGTGACTGGGCCAAGGTTCTGACCCTGCGGGGTTTAGGCCAGAGCCCTGGAGGATGCTGGGGAGGGTGCTGTTTGGCCTTCCGGGCGGCAGCTGAGGCCGCATCCCCTCTGCAGGGCCTTCACCACTCTGTGCTACTCTGCGGACGGCCAGAGCATCCTGGCGGGAGGGATGTCCAAGTTTGTGTGCATCTATCACGTCAAGGAGCAGATTCTCAGGAAGAAGTTCGAGATCTCCTGCAACCTCTCTCTGGACGCCATGGAGGTGAGCGAGCGCTGCAAGGCCGCAGAGCAGGGCCCGGGGGCTGCACGGGACCCCTGCGTGGTCCCTGCTGCAAATGTCCGGGGCTGCCCGGCCTCGCCCATGGCCCTGCTCATGCCCCAGCTCCACGGGGACCTGGGGCTGGGGGGGCCTCTGGACAGGTGTGCCTGCCAGGGTTCACCTGCTCTGGCTCCCCTGCCGGGTGAGGGGCTTCTGCGTGCGGCTGTAAGCCCGCCCCCTCCTGGGTGTTCCGGGGTGGGCTGTCCTCGTCATGTCCAAGGGGACGTGCAGCAGGACGGGCTGTGGCAGGTGGCAGCAGACGGCACCCCACGTGCGGCTCCCTCGCAGGTTCACGCGCGCCCTTCTTTCGGCTGTCGAGTTAGAGAATCCACCCACCACGGGGCTGGCTGCGGAAGCCCAGGGGCGGCGACGCCCTGTCCTGTCTCGGGCTCCATGTGCCCCGTGGGGTTCCAGGCAGGGCTGGCCGCCCCCCAGCCTGTGTCGGTGGCAcaggagggagctggggcagACGAGCGCACCCTCCCTGCACCTCCCGCAGTGAGATGTCCGGGTTTCGCCCTTTAGGAATTTTTGAACCGAAGGAAAATGACAGAGTTTGGCAACCTGGCGCTCATCGACCAAGACGCCATGGAGGAGGGCGGGGTCCCGATACCGTTGCCGGGCGTAAAGAAGGGTGAGCAGAGGGTCCTCTCGTGTCCCCCCTGGCCAGGGCACGGCAGGCCGCCCTGCTCACCACCTGCTTTTCCTGGGGGATGGCGGGCGGTGTTGCTCTTGTCGGGGTTGCAGCGATTGACGTCCAGGAACTCTGGCGCTGGTGGCCAGGGCGTGGGGTCCCCCCTGCGAGTGGCTGGGCATCTGGCCGGTGCCCAGCCCTATGCCTGTCCCCACGTGGGCTTCAGGGCAAGCCCAGTGTCGGGCTGGCAGCCTCCCCAGCCTGAGGGCCCCGAGGGGCTGGAACCACCTGCCTCGcagcctgggctgggcagggctttTCTCCGGAATGGACAAGCCGGCTGCTGGCTAGGCCGGAGCCCAGAGAGCGCCGTCCCTGAGGGCTCATCCGGGAGGCCCGCAGCGGCCATGAAGCAGCACCTGAGGCCCCGACACGGGACTGCTGCCCCTGCTGGCTCTGCAGGGCGGGCCTCCCTTCGTGGGGCGAGGGGTGAGGGATGTGCTGCCCTGTGACAGGCGGTGCCTCTGTTCCCAGGTGACATGAGCTCCCGGCACTTCAAACCTGAGATCAGGGTGACTTCGCTCCGCTTCTCTCCCACCGGTGCGCCCTGGGTGTCAGGTCATCGATGTGGGAGGGGTGGGCTTGGTCCCTTCCGGGCCTGCGGTGTGCGCGGTGGGCCTGGCAGCCCCCTCCCGGGGCGAGGGCAGCACGGAGCCTCTGGCCGGCTCTGGGCACCGCCGACCCCCGGGGGGTAAGACGTGGCCATCTCTGCCCCGCTGGCGGACGGCCATGGAAGCTGTGGCTTCAGACACGCCCAGCTTCCAAGCGGGGAGGTGGGCACCTGCCCTGAGCGCCTGTCCATGTGCCTGTCGGGCCGACCCAGGAGTGTCcggtgggggagggagcaggaCGGGGCTGCAGCGGGCTGATCCTCACAGGGCGCTCCTTCCCAAGGGGCCAGCGTCCCCCAGGCTTCCTCTCCCTTGTTGCACTCAGGACCCCAGGGACGTATTCAGTACCTGTTCTTCAAAAAATGGGGGAAAGCGGAAATAAACGTTCAGGAAGCCTCTGTTAAGTCTGCTTGATTTCCCAGGGCGCTGCTGGGCGGCCACCACCACCGAGGGGCTCCTCATCTACTCCCTGGACGCCCGGATGCTCTTCGACCCGTTCGAGCTGGACACCAGCGTCACGCCTGTGCAGATCCGGGCGGCACTATGCCAGCGGGACTTCACCAGGGCCATCCTCATGGCCTTCCGGCTCAACGAGAGGAAGCTGCTGCAGGAGGCCCTGGAGTCGGTGCCCTGGGACGAGAGTGAGCccgggccagggctggggaggcccGCGGGGCCGAGGGGGCCTTGCGGCCACACGCGGCGGCCGGGTCTCTGCACATGCAGAGCTGTGAGCGCGTCTCTCCTGCCAGGTTCTTTGCGGGCTGAGTGGgacttcctccttctcttccagtTGAGGTCATCAGCTCCTCCCTGCCTGACTTGTACGTGGAGAAGGCGCTGGAATTTTTAGCTTCATCCTTCGAAGAGTCTCGCCATCTCGAATTCTACCTCATATGGACTCAGAAACTGCTTATGGCCCACGGACAGAAGCTCAAGTGCAGGTACGGCCCGCCGCTCCCTTGGCCACCTGTCGCTGGGTTAGCTGTCTGTGTGGGTGCACAGGCCGGGGAGGCTCTACTAGCGTACAGCGTGGAGCAGGTCCGGGTGGCCTCGTGGTGGCCGCCCACGCTGAGGGACGTGTCCTTTCCAGAGTGGGGACACTGCTGCCGGCAGTTCAGTTCCTTCAGAAGAGCATCCAGCGCCACTGGGATGACATCTCCAAACTGTACGTGTCTCGGGAGTGGCTGATGGGCAGGGTGGGGCTTCCACTGTCACCAGCAGGTTCCGGTTGGTTCCACGCCAGGGCCACTCTCTGTGTTGTCTGATCTGGGGACAGAAGGCCCCAGCGTCGGTCTTACTAACGTGAGTCCCGTGTGCCCTCGGCAGCTGTGACTGGAACCGCTACAGTCTGCAGTACGCGCTGGCCGTCTCTAAGCAGCGGGGCCTGAAGCGGCCCTCTGAACCGCCGGACAGCGAGCAGGAAGCAGATGCACCCGAGGGCGATGACAACAGCCTGCACCTGCTCAGGAGAGGACCTGGGGATGGAGACGGGCCACTGGCCTAGAGCTGGCCGCCTGCAGCCCTGCTGGCTTCGGCTGGGACGTTGGGCAAGGTGGGACCTCCACCGTGGGGGGGCAGCCGGGACGCAAGGGCCCTGCCGCCAGACTCGCTCTTCTGCAGGAACGAAACGCAGCCATGGGGTCAGTGCGTGAGCTGACGGGTCCCTGGCAGGCGCGGG
This Phocoena sinus isolate mPhoSin1 chromosome 4, mPhoSin1.pri, whole genome shotgun sequence DNA region includes the following protein-coding sequences:
- the PWP2 gene encoding periodic tryptophan protein 2 homolog isoform X3, with the protein product MYHAPGRKREFNAFVLDKTYFGPYDETTCIDWTDDSRCFAVGSKDMSTWVFGAERWDNLIYYALGGHKDAIVGCFFESSSLDLYTLSQDGALCVWQCDTPPEGLRLKAPAGWKADLLQREDGAERETTVHGKAAPTAEEQQGKVKYSRAAKYFFNKEGDFNHLTAAAYHKKVHLLVTGFASGIFHLHELPEFNLIHSLSVSDQRVSSIAINGSGDWIAFGCSGLGQLLVWEWQSESYVLKQQGHFNSMVSLAYSPDGQYIVTGGDDSKVKVWNTLSGFCFITFTEHSSGVTGVTFTTTGYVIVTSSMDGTVRAFDLHRYRNFRTFTSPRPTQFSCVAVNSSGDIVSAGAQDSFEILIWSMQTGRLLDVLSGHEGPISGLCFNPMKSVLASASWDRTVRLWDMADSWRTTETLALTSDALAVTFRPDGAELAVATLNSQITFWDPENAVQTGSIEGRHDLKTGRKELDKITAKHSAKGKAFTTLCYSADGQSILAGGMSKFVCIYHVKEQILRKKFEISCNLSLDAMEEFLNRRKMTEFGNLALIDQDAMEEGGVPIPLPGVKKGDMSSRHFKPEIRVTSLRFSPTGRCWAATTTEGLLIYSLDARMLFDPFELDTSVTPVQIRAALCQRDFTRAILMAFRLNERKLLQEALESVPWDEIEVISSSLPDLYVEKALEFLASSFEESRHLEFYLIWTQKLLMAHGQKLKCRVGTLLPAVQFLQKSIQRHWDDISKLCDWNRYSLQYALAVSKQRGLKRPSEPPDSEQEADAPEGDDNSLHLLRRGPGDGDGPLA
- the PWP2 gene encoding periodic tryptophan protein 2 homolog isoform X2 is translated as MKFAYRFSNLLGTVYRCGNLNFTCDGNSVISPVGNRVTVFDLKNNKSDTLPLATRYNIKCVGLSPDGRLAIIVDEGGDALLTSLVCRAVLHRFHFKGAVHSVSFSPDGRKFVVTKGNLAQMYHAPGRKREFNAFVLDKTYFGPYDETTCIDWTDDSRCFAVGSKDMSTWVFGAERWDNLIYYALGGHKDAIVGCFFESSSLDLYTLSQDGALCVWQCDTPPEGLRLKAPAGWKADLLQREDGAERETTVHGKAAPTAEEQQGKVKYSRAAKYFFNKEGDFNHLTAAAYHKKVHLLVTGFASGIFHLHELPEFNLIHSLSVSDQRVSSIAINGSGDWIAFGCSGLGQLLVWEWQSESYVLKQQGHFNSMVSLAYSPDGQYIVTGGDDSKVKVWNTLSGFCFITFTEHSSGVTGVTFTTTGYVIVTSSMDGTVRAFDLHRYRNFRTFTSPRPTQFSCVAVNSSGDIVSAGAQDSFEILIWSMQTGRLLDVLSGHEGPISGLCFNPMKSVLASASWDRTVRLWDMADSWRTTETLALTSDALAVTFRPDGAELAVATLNSQITFWDPENAVQTGSIEGRHDLKTGRKELDKITAKHSAKGKAFTTLCYSADGQSILAGGMSKFVCIYHVKEQILRKKFEISCNLSLDAMEEFLNRRKMTEFGNLALIDQDAMEEGGVPIPLPGVKKGDMSSRHFKPEIRVTSLRFSPTGRCWAATTTEGLLIYSLDARMLFDPFELDTSVTPVQIRAALCQRDFTRAILMAFRLNERKLLQEALESVPWDEIEVISSSLPDLYVEKALEFLASSFEESRHLEFYLIWTQKLLMAHGQKLKCRVGTLLPAVQFLQKSIQRHWDDISKLCDWNRYSLQYALAVSKQRGLKRPSEPPDSEQEADAPEGDDNSLHLLRRGPGDGDGPLA